From a single Methanofollis sp. W23 genomic region:
- a CDS encoding type IV pilin N-terminal domain-containing protein — MDSYEVLHKEDAEAGGYSTEAVSPVVGVMLMLVVTIIIAAVVSASASGVSDETEKAPVSVIDAHVDMHFENMMGTSPNIRLTLLSGDSLQTNDLQIITYYTIPSLKRIPEDCRGQVIKHTIDGGLEPGSAPWDRELNPITHPQVNDGGILKLNEVGEYNGAAFGEFVWRPGRVLKVWPDAGAISDFFGFDIEDDDYGFGEGSFVEVNILHTPSGKIIFKKELEVKG, encoded by the coding sequence ATGGACTCATATGAAGTGTTACACAAAGAGGACGCCGAGGCGGGAGGGTATTCCACCGAGGCGGTATCCCCGGTGGTGGGGGTGATGCTGATGCTCGTCGTGACCATCATCATCGCTGCGGTGGTCAGCGCCTCTGCCAGTGGGGTTTCAGACGAGACCGAGAAGGCGCCGGTCTCGGTGATCGATGCGCATGTTGACATGCATTTTGAAAATATGATGGGCACAAGCCCAAACATAAGGTTGACTCTCTTAAGTGGAGATTCGCTCCAGACCAATGACCTCCAGATTATTACCTATTACACCATCCCAAGTTTAAAGCGAATCCCTGAGGACTGCCGGGGCCAGGTGATCAAGCACACCATCGACGGCGGTCTTGAACCTGGGAGTGCGCCATGGGACAGGGAACTGAACCCGATCACCCACCCGCAGGTGAATGACGGTGGCATCCTCAAACTCAACGAAGTTGGCGAGTATAATGGGGCGGCCTTCGGCGAGTTCGTCTGGCGGCCAGGTCGTGTCCTGAAAGTATGGCCAGATGCCGGAGCTATAAGCGACTTCTTCGGTTTTGATATTGAGGACGACGACTATGGATTTGGCGAAGGCTCTTTTGTGGAGGTCAACATCCTGCACACACCAAGTGGCAAGATCATATTCAAGAAAGAACTTGAGGTGAAGGGATGA
- a CDS encoding type IV pilin N-terminal domain-containing protein gives MRTLREDHSAVSPIVGVMLMLVVTVIIAAVVSAYAAGMGEQNPKAPQANLEMTVITTPGWQGIQFEHKGGDVIDLKDLKIGFMTGDTQMEMGYYDKLSEKYRSLDQSVKDKIYHFQKVGAPPPGGWSGPDTYIRPGESFMIYADQPKTPFGFMGFKGEKSSCALYWDKKNTYTLFDKQTGAVYSTGKIIPPINKA, from the coding sequence ATGAGGACGCTGAGAGAGGACCATTCTGCAGTCTCACCGATCGTCGGGGTGATGCTGATGCTCGTCGTCACCGTCATCATCGCCGCAGTGGTCAGCGCCTATGCCGCGGGCATGGGTGAGCAGAACCCGAAGGCACCGCAGGCCAACCTTGAGATGACGGTCATCACCACGCCGGGATGGCAGGGGATCCAGTTTGAGCATAAAGGAGGCGACGTGATCGACCTCAAAGACCTCAAGATCGGTTTCATGACCGGCGACACCCAGATGGAGATGGGGTACTATGACAAACTCTCCGAGAAATACAGGTCTCTGGATCAGAGTGTGAAGGACAAAATTTACCACTTCCAGAAGGTCGGTGCACCTCCGCCAGGAGGATGGAGTGGACCTGACACCTACATCCGCCCAGGTGAGTCGTTCATGATCTATGCCGATCAGCCAAAGACTCCGTTTGGTTTCATGGGCTTCAAGGGCGAGAAGTCGAGTTGTGCCCTTTACTGGGATAAAAAGAACACATACACGCTCTTTGACAAACAGACCGGGGCCGTATACTCGACCGGGAAGATCATCCCGCCGATCAATAAGGCGTGA
- a CDS encoding type IV pilin N-terminal domain-containing protein produces MIKIHSNQEEGVSPVVGVMLMLVVTIIIAAVVSAYAGHIGGNTEVPPQTSIDVQITTSGGPQGDQIVMTFEHLSGDPIPTADMKILTFYKLPGGETVASEVTDEDPAVRIFSTDDAVKLPYLNDISKGVPGESPKVDFGNFTFQSGDIMSSGTTIGTGVTEGGFMSGDAGMIGCDLTDSANGFERGSPVEVKIVHIPSDKVLFSKEVIAV; encoded by the coding sequence TTGATAAAAATACACTCAAACCAGGAAGAGGGTGTCTCCCCGGTCGTCGGGGTGATGCTGATGCTCGTCGTGACCATCATCATCGCCGCGGTGGTCAGCGCCTATGCAGGGCATATCGGCGGGAACACCGAAGTACCGCCGCAGACCTCTATCGATGTGCAGATCACCACCTCTGGCGGCCCACAAGGCGACCAGATCGTGATGACCTTTGAACATCTCAGCGGCGATCCGATCCCGACAGCGGACATGAAGATCCTGACCTTCTACAAATTGCCAGGTGGCGAGACGGTTGCCAGTGAGGTGACCGACGAAGATCCTGCAGTCAGGATCTTCTCGACCGACGACGCCGTGAAACTGCCCTACCTCAATGACATCTCAAAGGGAGTGCCCGGCGAGAGTCCAAAGGTGGACTTTGGAAACTTCACCTTCCAGTCAGGCGACATCATGTCCAGCGGCACCACGATCGGCACCGGGGTCACGGAGGGTGGATTTATGAGTGGTGATGCCGGGATGATCGGGTGCGACCTGACCGACTCGGCCAATGGCTTTGAGCGGGGCAGTCCAGTCGAGGTCAAGATCGTCCATATCCCAAGTGACAAGGTACTCTTCAGCAAGGAGGTGATCGCGGTATGA
- a CDS encoding type IV pilin yields the protein MRATNDSAVSPVVGVMLMLVVTIVIAAVVSAFAGGIYSDQKKAPQAALSCESMVESVQDEDKTNDDPDYPGGFKANNGLLFKHEGGDPFSIHDIQVQIQSRDKKTTIDPAMVFRSSQSCADTSKLRFREVDGTSMPTYLYKYAGDSGDIIKPGDKFAVIADGCYDNAETASEPRGMFITWQPEGAEGRFEVQVGTKIEYEIVDKASGKGIQKGSCVLY from the coding sequence ATGAGAGCGACGAATGACTCGGCGGTCTCCCCGGTGGTGGGGGTGATGCTGATGCTTGTCGTGACGATCGTCATCGCCGCGGTGGTCAGTGCCTTCGCAGGCGGGATCTACTCTGACCAGAAGAAAGCGCCCCAGGCGGCGCTCTCATGCGAGTCAATGGTCGAATCGGTCCAGGACGAGGACAAGACAAACGACGACCCCGATTATCCAGGCGGGTTTAAAGCGAACAACGGTCTGCTCTTCAAACACGAAGGTGGGGACCCGTTCTCCATCCATGATATCCAGGTCCAGATCCAGAGCAGGGACAAAAAGACCACCATCGACCCTGCCATGGTCTTCAGGAGCAGTCAGAGTTGTGCCGATACGTCGAAACTGAGGTTCCGCGAGGTGGACGGCACCAGTATGCCCACCTATCTCTACAAGTACGCCGGCGATTCCGGTGACATCATCAAGCCGGGCGATAAGTTTGCGGTCATCGCCGACGGGTGCTATGACAATGCAGAGACCGCTTCTGAGCCTCGGGGCATGTTTATCACCTGGCAGCCAGAGGGTGCCGAAGGGCGGTTTGAGGTCCAGGTCGGGACGAAGATCGAGTACGAGATCGTCGACAAGGCGAGCGGGAAGGGTATTCAGAAGGGTTCGTGCGTCCTGTACTGA
- a CDS encoding META domain-containing protein — MTQTTRRTLPLLGVAVVLAACLLAAGCTGQAPDGTDNKTEWGIDLNGTSWDLVSYAQNGSMNDVLAGTPVTLVFGENATASGSAGCNSYSTTYTLNKTAGITFGPTVSTLMYCPGEGVMEQESAYLGLLDTVRSLKVEDESMTFFDGNGTAVLVFKTHVPPEPEPLVGTEWGLQWYHDDDAIVSVIAGTEITAVFDDEGTVAGSAGCNRYFASYEVNGTGMSIGPAASTKMACPDEGVMTQEYTYLGLLETVNSFTIEGETLILFDENKTEILTFTKAILPEPEPLVGTDWTLESLHTGDAIVSVLTGTEITAVFDDEGTVAGSAGCNRYFASYEVNGTEMSIGPAGTTLMACPDEDIAEQERTYLALLNTTASFVIEGDRLSLMDEHGTVVLDFAKTQAPETLPLAGTTWVLDAYHLDDIVMPVIEGTEVTAVFGEDGNLTGSAGCNRYFASYNLMDSDSNSSMEIGQARSTKMYCKEPEGVMDQERTYLDLLGAVKGYAIEGDQLELLDEHGWRVLAFTAKV; from the coding sequence ATGACGCAGACGACACGGCGCACCCTCCCCCTGCTGGGTGTGGCCGTCGTCCTCGCCGCCTGCCTCCTTGCCGCGGGATGCACGGGACAGGCGCCTGACGGGACGGACAACAAGACCGAGTGGGGGATCGACCTGAACGGCACCTCCTGGGATCTGGTATCATACGCCCAGAACGGGTCGATGAACGACGTCCTGGCCGGCACGCCGGTCACCCTTGTCTTCGGTGAGAACGCCACTGCCTCGGGTTCTGCCGGGTGCAACTCGTACTCCACCACCTACACGCTGAACAAGACGGCAGGGATCACCTTCGGCCCCACGGTCTCGACGCTGATGTACTGCCCTGGAGAGGGCGTGATGGAACAGGAGAGCGCATACCTCGGGCTCCTCGACACCGTGCGGTCTCTTAAGGTCGAGGACGAGAGCATGACCTTCTTCGACGGGAACGGCACGGCCGTCCTGGTCTTCAAGACCCATGTGCCGCCCGAACCCGAACCCCTTGTCGGGACTGAGTGGGGACTCCAGTGGTACCATGACGACGACGCGATCGTCTCGGTAATCGCCGGCACCGAGATTACGGCGGTCTTCGACGATGAAGGCACGGTCGCCGGGTCGGCCGGGTGCAACCGCTACTTCGCCTCGTACGAGGTGAACGGCACCGGGATGTCCATCGGCCCTGCCGCTTCGACAAAGATGGCCTGCCCTGACGAGGGCGTCATGACACAGGAGTACACCTACCTCGGACTCCTCGAAACAGTAAATTCCTTCACGATCGAGGGGGAGACCCTGATACTCTTCGACGAGAACAAGACTGAGATCCTTACGTTTACGAAGGCCATCCTTCCAGAGCCTGAACCCCTTGTCGGGACCGACTGGACCCTTGAGTCTCTCCACACCGGCGATGCGATCGTCTCGGTCCTCACCGGCACCGAGATCACCGCGGTCTTCGACGATGAAGGCACGGTCGCCGGGTCGGCCGGGTGCAACCGCTACTTCGCCTCGTACGAGGTGAACGGCACCGAGATGTCCATCGGCCCTGCAGGCACGACCCTGATGGCCTGCCCTGACGAGGATATTGCCGAGCAGGAGCGCACCTATCTCGCACTCCTCAACACGACGGCGTCCTTCGTGATCGAGGGCGACCGTCTCTCGCTCATGGACGAGCACGGCACCGTCGTCCTGGACTTTGCAAAGACGCAGGCTCCCGAGACCCTGCCCCTTGCCGGCACCACCTGGGTGCTTGACGCCTACCACCTCGACGACATCGTGATGCCGGTCATTGAAGGGACCGAGGTCACCGCAGTCTTTGGCGAGGACGGGAACCTCACCGGGTCTGCCGGGTGCAACCGCTACTTCGCCTCGTACAACCTCATGGACTCTGACTCCAACTCCTCGATGGAGATCGGTCAGGCCAGGTCCACGAAGATGTACTGCAAAGAGCCCGAAGGGGTCATGGACCAGGAGCGCACCTACCTCGACCTCCTCGGTGCGGTGAAGGGGTATGCCATCGAGGGCGACCAGCTCGAACTCCTTGACGAGCACGGCTGGCGGGTCCTCGCCTTCACCGCGAAGGTCTGA
- a CDS encoding cation-translocating P-type ATPase yields MPGPHTIAFFKKVDALLGAISPNHDKMLLRVIAALVPVLCFAGDLIFGSPILASIGVVTYLFCLVLYAEGLLRSTLMMHRVSAELLIVAVMTVTLLDGQPLSGALVAWVIGFGLFIASSIIKKNRKRIEGLVKEGKQTARVLDGGTVREVGVHEVSAGDLVIVPKGATVPVDGEVTEGRSSVDESAVTGEPYPVFKEAGSQVTSGTLNLSAPLHVRATRDGDDTYLAVVTREIEGSLAAKSQTQQRAETMVQVFLIGVTAYAGLLFLVTGSLDLPATALSVACPCAWALATPAAFAATIGRLARGHVLTRGGEPLERLVGAETLVTDKTGTLTRAEPVVGDLVMLNGAERKEVLRSAAAIEARSSHPIATAITTYAASQGTGALPEVTESEELPGQGVRAVIDGQSVFVGSGETIQAAGVTLPPVQYEGRAIWLAVEDEPQGVFVIRDALPETVDGFADAVRACGISRVVLATGDQEEGEAQRVAAAIGADEYHAGCRPEDKTALVKKFQDGGRVVMVGDGTNDAPALAAADVGIAIGGHRNPGLVVRSAEVVVLGDDPAAVPKVLAAGRAMKRVIKQNYTWAVGFNTIGLALATAGFLTPVLAAIFHHISSVFVVANAARLYFTRDSGSK; encoded by the coding sequence ATGCCAGGACCACATACAATTGCATTTTTCAAGAAGGTCGACGCACTGCTCGGCGCCATCAGCCCGAACCACGACAAGATGCTCCTGCGAGTTATTGCCGCCCTTGTCCCGGTCCTCTGTTTTGCCGGCGACCTGATCTTTGGCTCCCCCATCCTCGCCTCGATCGGGGTGGTCACCTATCTCTTCTGCCTGGTGCTGTACGCCGAAGGGCTGCTCAGGAGCACCCTCATGATGCACCGGGTCAGCGCTGAACTCCTCATCGTCGCCGTGATGACCGTCACCCTTCTCGACGGTCAACCTCTCAGCGGGGCGCTGGTCGCCTGGGTCATCGGGTTTGGGCTCTTCATCGCTTCCAGCATCATCAAGAAGAACCGCAAGCGGATCGAAGGACTGGTCAAAGAAGGAAAGCAGACGGCACGGGTGCTTGACGGAGGCACCGTCAGGGAAGTCGGGGTACACGAGGTCTCTGCCGGCGACCTGGTGATCGTCCCGAAGGGAGCGACGGTCCCGGTCGACGGCGAGGTCACCGAGGGTCGCTCTTCGGTCGACGAGTCTGCGGTCACCGGCGAGCCCTACCCTGTCTTCAAAGAGGCGGGGAGCCAGGTCACCTCAGGCACCCTCAACCTCTCCGCGCCCCTCCATGTCAGGGCGACGCGGGACGGGGACGACACCTATCTCGCGGTGGTCACACGAGAGATCGAAGGAAGTCTTGCCGCGAAGTCGCAGACCCAGCAGCGTGCCGAGACGATGGTCCAGGTCTTCCTCATCGGGGTGACCGCGTATGCCGGGCTCCTCTTTCTTGTCACCGGGAGCCTCGACCTCCCGGCGACCGCCCTCTCGGTGGCCTGCCCCTGCGCCTGGGCCCTGGCCACTCCGGCCGCCTTCGCCGCGACGATCGGGCGCCTGGCCCGCGGGCATGTCCTCACCAGGGGCGGCGAACCTCTCGAACGCCTGGTCGGGGCCGAGACCCTGGTGACCGATAAGACCGGCACCCTCACGCGGGCCGAGCCTGTCGTGGGAGACCTTGTCATGCTCAACGGCGCCGAGAGGAAGGAGGTGCTGAGATCGGCGGCGGCGATCGAGGCCAGGTCCTCGCACCCGATCGCCACGGCGATCACGACCTATGCAGCATCACAGGGGACCGGCGCCCTTCCCGAGGTGACCGAGAGTGAAGAACTCCCCGGCCAGGGCGTGCGTGCGGTCATCGACGGGCAGTCGGTCTTTGTCGGGAGTGGGGAGACGATCCAGGCGGCGGGCGTCACCCTCCCGCCCGTGCAGTATGAGGGCCGGGCGATCTGGCTCGCCGTCGAAGACGAACCACAAGGAGTCTTTGTGATCAGAGACGCCCTCCCCGAGACCGTGGACGGGTTTGCCGACGCCGTGCGGGCGTGCGGGATCAGCCGCGTCGTGCTTGCCACCGGCGACCAGGAAGAAGGAGAGGCGCAACGGGTCGCCGCCGCGATCGGGGCCGATGAGTACCATGCCGGGTGCCGGCCTGAGGACAAGACCGCCCTGGTGAAGAAATTCCAGGACGGCGGGCGCGTGGTGATGGTCGGCGACGGGACCAACGACGCCCCGGCCCTCGCAGCGGCAGACGTGGGGATCGCGATCGGCGGCCACCGCAACCCTGGGCTGGTCGTGCGCTCGGCCGAGGTCGTGGTCCTGGGCGACGACCCTGCCGCGGTCCCGAAGGTCCTGGCCGCGGGCAGGGCGATGAAACGGGTGATCAAACAGAACTACACCTGGGCGGTGGGGTTCAACACTATCGGCCTCGCCCTTGCGACCGCCGGCTTCCTCACCCCGGTCCTGGCCGCCATCTTCCATCATATCAGTTCGGTCTTTGTCGTGGCCAATGCCGCAAGGCTGTACTTCACGCGGGATAGCGGCTCAAAATAA
- a CDS encoding cation-translocating P-type ATPase, which produces MQLPSWCTRETTRIGLAALLLAIALVGGYLQALPSLLVTALTIASLLLTATPFVVETVQGLARRERNVGELATLAIAAAVLIGEYTAAAEVGLIMAIGEMAEEFAFNRSKRDIEAIAVANPNHALRKDGVGWTEVRTDNLVAGDVVLVRPGDLVPVDGTVVIGSSGIDESRMTGESTPVEKGTGGSVYAGTVNLDGTLEVRVSRAGEDSTYGKIVALVKEAGERRPPARPFIDRFAAVYTPVVLAIAAAVWAVTGDLHRAITLLIVACPCALLLSTPSAVLAATGAAAKKGVLVKGGEYLEAAAQVDTCVFDKTGTLTRGTPAVTGVVPADGQDEHALLGLAAAAERGSPHPFARAVMTGAEHAGVEVPVQSEARLTHGMGVEARTTAGRVVVGNAQMMEQAGVVIPPDAAGAGTAIARAGATPLYVGRDGAFAGLIRVEDQVRPEAARVVSAIRAEGAGHVVILTGDHEAAARDVAAQIGVSAVEVKAGLFPAEKLDHIKALQNEGHTVCFVGDGTNDGPALAQAEIGVAIGSREDTVALETSHVVLMRGGITALPWFLHLGRQTSRTITANVVFALGFAAVMAGCAAGGLITPATAAIAHQIGTLVVLANSVRLARADLGFSSPASRESSDISTLPNDLRDSFI; this is translated from the coding sequence ATGCAACTACCGTCATGGTGTACCAGGGAGACAACCAGGATCGGGCTTGCCGCTCTCCTCCTCGCGATCGCATTGGTCGGCGGATATCTCCAGGCCCTCCCGTCCCTCCTCGTCACCGCCCTCACCATCGCCTCCCTCCTCCTCACCGCGACCCCCTTCGTTGTCGAGACAGTGCAGGGGCTTGCGCGAAGAGAGCGGAATGTGGGCGAACTTGCCACCCTTGCCATCGCGGCGGCCGTCCTCATCGGCGAGTATACCGCCGCCGCCGAGGTCGGGCTGATCATGGCCATCGGCGAAATGGCAGAGGAGTTCGCCTTTAACCGCTCGAAGAGAGACATCGAGGCGATCGCCGTCGCAAACCCGAACCACGCCCTCCGCAAGGACGGAGTGGGGTGGACCGAGGTGCGGACCGACAACCTCGTCGCGGGCGACGTGGTGCTGGTCAGGCCCGGCGACCTGGTCCCTGTCGACGGGACGGTCGTCATCGGAAGTTCAGGGATCGACGAGTCCAGGATGACCGGCGAGAGCACGCCGGTGGAGAAGGGGACCGGCGGGAGCGTCTATGCCGGGACCGTGAACCTCGACGGGACACTCGAAGTGCGGGTGAGCAGGGCCGGCGAGGACTCGACCTACGGGAAGATCGTCGCCCTCGTAAAAGAGGCCGGCGAACGCCGCCCACCTGCCCGCCCTTTCATCGACCGCTTCGCCGCGGTCTATACCCCGGTCGTCCTCGCAATCGCCGCGGCGGTCTGGGCCGTGACCGGCGACCTGCACCGGGCGATCACCCTCCTCATCGTCGCCTGTCCGTGTGCGCTCCTTCTCTCCACTCCCTCTGCGGTCCTGGCCGCGACCGGCGCCGCCGCGAAGAAGGGCGTCCTGGTCAAGGGCGGCGAGTACCTCGAGGCCGCCGCACAGGTGGACACCTGCGTCTTTGACAAGACCGGCACCCTCACCAGGGGGACCCCTGCGGTCACCGGAGTGGTCCCGGCCGACGGCCAGGACGAGCACGCCCTCCTCGGGCTTGCAGCTGCGGCAGAGCGCGGCTCGCCCCATCCATTCGCACGGGCGGTCATGACCGGCGCAGAACATGCCGGCGTCGAGGTTCCGGTGCAGAGCGAGGCCCGCCTCACCCACGGCATGGGTGTGGAGGCCCGGACCACTGCAGGAAGAGTCGTCGTCGGCAACGCCCAGATGATGGAGCAGGCCGGGGTCGTCATCCCTCCAGACGCCGCTGGGGCCGGGACGGCGATCGCACGCGCCGGCGCCACCCCGCTGTACGTGGGTCGCGACGGCGCCTTTGCCGGACTCATCAGGGTCGAGGACCAGGTCCGCCCTGAGGCGGCGCGCGTGGTCTCGGCCATCAGGGCCGAGGGAGCAGGGCACGTCGTCATCCTCACCGGCGACCACGAGGCCGCGGCCAGGGACGTCGCGGCGCAGATCGGCGTCAGTGCCGTCGAAGTGAAGGCCGGACTCTTCCCTGCCGAGAAACTGGACCATATCAAGGCCCTCCAGAACGAGGGACACACCGTCTGCTTCGTCGGCGACGGCACCAACGACGGCCCCGCCCTCGCTCAGGCAGAGATCGGGGTGGCCATCGGGTCACGCGAGGACACTGTCGCCCTCGAAACTTCACATGTGGTCCTGATGCGTGGCGGAATCACCGCCCTCCCCTGGTTCCTCCACCTTGGCCGGCAGACCAGCAGGACCATCACCGCCAACGTCGTCTTTGCCCTCGGGTTTGCGGCCGTGATGGCCGGGTGTGCCGCCGGCGGACTCATCACCCCGGCGACCGCCGCCATTGCCCACCAGATCGGGACCCTCGTCGTCCTGGCAAATTCGGTGCGTCTTGCCAGGGCAGACCTGGGCTTCTCGTCGCCTGCGTCCAGGGAATCTTCGGATATCTCCACTCTTCCAAACGATCTTCGGGACTCCTTCATTTAA
- a CDS encoding MarR family transcriptional regulator, whose amino-acid sequence MITMDTIEELNEELVEFFDRFASWETSVIQSSPLTVSEAHAIEIIGHYGRMKMKDLAERLGVTTGTTTVTVDRLEKGGYARRTPSEKDRRSYIIELTPKGEEAFLDHHCHHLHLAGEIASALNEVETGVFISALKKINRLM is encoded by the coding sequence ATGATCACCATGGACACCATCGAAGAACTCAATGAAGAACTCGTGGAATTTTTCGACCGCTTTGCATCATGGGAGACCTCGGTCATCCAGTCAAGTCCTCTGACCGTCTCTGAGGCGCATGCGATCGAGATCATCGGCCACTACGGCCGGATGAAGATGAAAGACCTTGCCGAACGCCTCGGCGTCACTACCGGCACGACCACGGTCACCGTCGACCGGTTGGAGAAGGGCGGGTATGCCAGGCGGACGCCCTCTGAGAAGGACCGGCGATCGTACATCATCGAACTCACGCCCAAGGGGGAGGAGGCCTTCCTCGACCACCACTGCCATCACCTCCACCTGGCAGGCGAGATCGCCTCGGCCCTGAACGAAGTGGAGACCGGGGTCTTCATCTCGGCGCTCAAAAAGATCAACCGACTGATGTGA
- a CDS encoding MFS transporter, protein MRTHSQEECAASDRRNILIIATVASFLTPFMSSSINIALPVIGAEFMADAVLLGWIQTAFLLTSAIFLVPFGRLADIHGMKKIFLAGITIFTLSTLICGLSPSVEVLITLRMLQGVGSAMTAVTAVAVLTAVFPVSERGRVLGINVAAVYIGLSMGPFLGGVLTRHLGWRSIFLTVVPLGLMAIYLTLRARGTWSTPRHEPFDLIGSLIYGATLLALMYGLTLLPETTGFGLIVAGVLGLLLFIWWESHTESPVLQVRLFFENHIFTFSNLAALINYSATFAVSFLLSLYLQFNRSLDPQTAGLILLAQPVVQALISPAAGHLSDRIEPRIVASTGMGLCAAGLAMLSVLTNETPFLYILLSLVVLGIGYALFSSPNTNAIMSSVEKQYYGVASATLATSRQVGMMLSMGVVMMIFSVIIGRVTITPAEHAPLLESTTLAFMLFAALCVVGIFFSLARGRVREEPHEI, encoded by the coding sequence ATGCGTACCCATTCTCAGGAGGAGTGTGCGGCATCTGACCGCAGAAATATTCTCATCATCGCCACCGTTGCTTCGTTCCTCACCCCCTTTATGAGTTCGTCCATCAACATCGCCCTCCCAGTCATCGGTGCTGAATTCATGGCCGACGCCGTCCTGCTCGGCTGGATCCAGACCGCCTTTCTCCTGACCTCGGCGATCTTTCTTGTCCCCTTCGGGCGACTCGCCGACATCCATGGGATGAAAAAAATATTCCTTGCCGGGATCACCATCTTCACCCTCTCGACGCTCATCTGCGGACTCTCCCCCTCGGTGGAGGTGCTCATCACCCTGCGGATGCTCCAGGGAGTCGGGAGTGCCATGACCGCCGTGACCGCCGTCGCCGTGCTCACCGCGGTCTTTCCGGTGAGCGAGCGCGGGCGGGTGCTCGGGATCAATGTGGCCGCGGTCTATATCGGGCTCTCGATGGGGCCGTTCCTCGGCGGGGTGCTGACCAGGCACCTGGGGTGGCGGAGCATCTTTCTCACCGTCGTCCCGCTCGGCCTTATGGCCATCTATCTCACCCTGCGGGCCAGGGGCACATGGTCGACTCCCCGCCACGAACCTTTCGACCTCATCGGCTCGCTCATCTATGGTGCGACCCTCCTTGCACTGATGTACGGCCTCACACTCCTCCCTGAGACGACGGGCTTTGGGCTCATCGTCGCCGGGGTTCTCGGGCTCCTCCTCTTCATCTGGTGGGAGTCGCACACCGAGAGCCCGGTCCTCCAGGTGCGCCTCTTCTTCGAGAACCATATCTTCACCTTCTCCAACCTCGCCGCCCTCATCAACTACAGCGCCACCTTTGCGGTGAGTTTTCTCCTCTCCCTGTACCTCCAGTTCAACCGCAGCCTCGACCCCCAGACCGCCGGGCTCATCCTCCTGGCCCAACCGGTCGTCCAGGCCCTCATCTCCCCTGCGGCCGGGCACCTCTCCGACCGGATCGAACCCAGGATCGTCGCCTCGACCGGGATGGGGCTCTGTGCGGCGGGACTTGCGATGCTTTCCGTCCTCACCAATGAGACGCCCTTCCTGTACATCCTCCTCTCCCTTGTGGTCCTCGGGATCGGCTATGCCCTCTTTTCCTCGCCAAACACCAATGCGATCATGAGTTCGGTGGAGAAGCAGTATTATGGGGTGGCCTCCGCGACCCTTGCCACCTCCAGGCAGGTCGGGATGATGCTCTCGATGGGGGTCGTGATGATGATCTTCTCGGTGATCATCGGGCGGGTGACGATCACCCCGGCTGAGCACGCCCCCCTCCTTGAAAGCACCACGCTGGCGTTCATGCTCTTTGCCGCCCTCTGCGTCGTCGGGATCTTCTTCTCCCTTGCACGGGGACGGGTGCGGGAGGAACCGCACGAGATCTAG